In Flavobacterium sp. CS20, a single window of DNA contains:
- a CDS encoding IS66 family transposase zinc-finger binding domain-containing protein, protein MVEIPDVTEEHIPDYCNCCGNDLSSLPHQYAGSRQVFDIPEIKIKVTEHKVYKKFVLAVVKQKATIHHKQMHP, encoded by the coding sequence ATGGTTGAGATACCTGATGTTACAGAAGAACACATACCAGATTATTGTAACTGTTGTGGAAACGACCTTTCATCACTTCCACATCAATATGCAGGAAGTCGACAGGTATTTGACATCCCTGAAATAAAAATAAAAGTCACAGAACACAAGGTTTATAAAAAGTTTGTCCTTGCGGTTGTGAAACAAAAAGCGACTATCCATCACAAGCAAATGCACCCGTAA
- a CDS encoding DUF6444 domain-containing protein, whose amino-acid sequence MEKDKLIESLLQKVEELSKKLIALELENSQLKARLTKYETPKNSNNSSIPPSKDENRPKRKSLRIKTGRKPGGQTEEKAIL is encoded by the coding sequence TTGGAAAAGGATAAGCTTATAGAATCACTCTTGCAGAAGGTAGAAGAACTTTCTAAAAAGCTAATTGCTTTAGAATTAGAAAATAGTCAACTTAAAGCACGACTTACCAAATATGAAACTCCAAAAAACAGTAATAATAGCTCCATACCACCCTCAAAGGATGAAAATAGACCAAAGAGGAAAAGCCTAAGAATAAAGACAGGGCGTAAGCCAGGTGGGCAAACAGAAGAAAAGGCAATACTTTGA